The DNA sequence ggcagcctcggccacagtgtatgaatgagCGTTAAagggtgaatggttcctgtccTCTGTagaagagctttgagtagttaagactagaaaagtgctttataaatacagtttatttacatttacttcttttcaagaactctggattaatgaaaataagaatttgTCAAAGTAAGAAGTATAGAGGTTAATGTAAGAAAGAAGATACCATTTTTGCTAGGTTAAGATAAGGGAATCCAGGACTTATTGATACTTTATATATGATTAAAAAGACAGAGGCAGATAAACGGGAAATTTGTAACTGTAGAGAGGCTTGTTGAACATGTGCTAATAGGCCGTAGGAAGTTAGAAAGAGATTGAAAGACAGGGAGGTATGGAAAGGTGTGGAGCATTGTTAGATAGGGGATAAACAAttacatgttaaaatgaattttaataCCCAGAATATAATTTCTTATACGTTTTTGTGTGATGGTTGTTTAAAATCACGATATAACACAGTCTGGTACAGTGGGCATGCATCTTTAACGTTGGTCTGTAGCCCACCAAAAACATGGACTAGGGTAGTCAAAGATCCTAAACTGTGTCTGGTGTAGTCCATGccagatgtgagttgcacatgctcagatttaaactgtttacgTCATGACATGTCATTCTGTAATTTGtgaaatctgtaaaataataaacttttcacataaaaaaataataacagaacatgaaatcatttcaaatacaTTCTAGCCATCTATgactgtttgattgctaacgttagcttaaaacgccattcaactgacaaatttgatgtgtttgatgctaacttgtagccagcagtgaacgtACTCCGTTATGTGgatccatttttactgtattgacattacagaagtctctcgttagcatataggctacttgtcgcaaattGACGCATGCGCGAATTACagctgcactcgactcacatcgggtagtaACCAAAGGAGatattttgatgctaccaagccatcacccgccgttagcattctattgactgacattcattttgacgcCACTTTAACAGTGAATAGCTTTACTTGTGAAGCGTGTAAAGACTCTATTTGAccattgtttatttccaaaaaaacacaaaaatgtttaaaaagccCCATTACCTTGCATCTCAAGTTATGACTCCATAGAAGacgtttttaataaaaataggctaacgattacTTCATAACcgacttactgtcgcacagtagaggaatcactgtacagtacaggataagctcacagacagtgttttgtgtgttaaccAGGTCACAAGGAACAACCTGACAAAATTTGGAGAGGTCTGCTGTTATCCAGCAAAAGATACACAGGGGGTACCCAAAATATCAGGCTGTTTTTCACCTAATATTTTGTGTATCCCACCCCCTAACATGCAAAGGGTCTGTCCTGTCATCATGGgtcttattttgtgtgttaacCAGGTCACAATAAACAACCTGACAACATTTGGAGAGGTCTGCTGTTGTCTAGCAAAAGTTACATAGGGGGTACCCAAAATATCAGGCCGTTTTTCACCTAATATTTTGTGTATCCCACCCCTAACATGCAAAGTGCCTGTCCTGTCATCATGGgtcttattttgtgtgttaacCAGGGGAAGGAACAACCTGACAAAATTTGGAGAAGTGCCTtttaaataccttttatttatatttagtgCCCGAGCACTGACGTTGTCAGGCAGGAAGCTCTATTAAAATCCCTTATTcttataaataatattattatcattgttattatgcactttaattgcatttttgagggccacattattatttttttaaagccttgTCTGTTTTCTAACACTTTATATAATCATACTTGTTTAACAAGTACTtgttgggaataaaaaaaaaaactaaaaaaaactaacacgCCTGATGAAAGAACAGACcggttattattataataataaattatttcagGTTGTCATTGTGACCCATTAAACACCCATGATGACAGGACAGACACTTTGCATGTTAGGGGGTGGAATACACAAAATATTAGGTGAAAAACAGCCTGATATTTTGGGTACCCCCTGTGTAACTTTTGCTGGATAACAGCAGACCTCTCCAAATTGTGTCAGGTTGTTCCTTGTGACCTGgttaacacacaaaataagacCCATGATGACAGGACAGACACTTTGTATGTTAGGGGATGGGATACGCAAAATATCAGGTGAAAAACAGCCTGATATTTTGGGTACCCCCTATGTAACTTTTGCTAGACAACAGCAGACCTCTCCAAATTTGTCAGGTTGTTTATTGTGACCTGgttaacacacaaaataagacCCATGATGACacgacagacacacaaaatatcaGGTGAAAAACGGTCTGATATTTTGAGTACCTCCTATGTAACTCATATGGTAGACAGgtgaaaaagtgtttaattGAAAAGCcatattaaactaaattaaattaaaacagaaatcacGTTAGAGGACAGGGAGGATACGTCCATAATAGTAAACGACGCTACAAACAATTCACACGTCGCCTTAATGTAACAGACAAATACACGTATTTATGTAGTTAACTGAGACCCATGTTACTATGGAAAACCCTGCCGAGTCTTCCACGTCGCTATTTGTTCCATTTAAGAGGTAAATTCAAAGTGCAGCAGTTAAACAATTCGAAAGGCAGCAGAATGTCCgctctgtgtgcatgcgcgcTCCCGCGGACAGGGGATACAGATCCTGGCGGGGATAAGTACATTGGCACGACACCGGAAATAAACTTCTAatatagacttcactggtctccgtacACAACAACGGGattctgttggtccatttcttcaACTATCTTGGGAAGTGACACCTATGTGTGGAAGTGTCTATGCTAGACAGTTGAAGAGGACACCAGGTCCATGCTAGATCGGATCCGCTAGACATGTCGACGTCAGAGGACCTGCCTCGTGGCCCGCATtattctgcctctgattggtttacccACGTATTCTTCCCAGAAGTCCCTGACCCTAACCAATCACCACTATGAACGTATGGCGTAAGACGTACGACGCAGACACGTCGGTGGTAAATACCTAAATACAGGGCGGCCTGCTGCTCCCCGGCGGTCCGTTTAAAGAGTCTTGGTTGGAGGGCTGCAGTGAAACTAAAAACAGCCAACTTTTTCTACTTGCATATCTAGGTTTAAAACGGAGGGAATGCCAAAACACAGGTATGGCTACGAATGTTTTATAATTTGTTGCATGAGCGATAACGTTACAAGGAGATGCCGTCCATGTACAAAATAAACCAACACTGACGAGTTCCTGCAAGGTTAGCTAGCGATTGTGCAGCGATAAATAacgttaactttatttattacatttaatgaATAGCAAGTCTGTGACGTTTGTTGTCAACCTTATGTGTTTGCGTTTCGCCATTCTGGGTGGCTTTAGGAtataactagctagctaggtaatGGTCGATACCGCGCTTTCATGTCAGCCAGGCCCCCGTTCAGGTCTACCAAGGCCTCCTTTGGTTTAATAAAGTTTAAACTAACTACGCAATGTAATAAAAACCCGTGTTACTGTGCACAAATATATTGCTTGAAATAGAAGTGCCAAAGTATTtgcgttttcttttgctgtaAGAAATTGCGCGGTCACATCGCTGGTTGTAGCATCATTATGGCGGGCTGATGTTGTTCTCTGGAGGAAGCTAGGTCGCGGATGAATCCTTCTGTGAGATGattcaaataaagtaaaatgtccGAATAAGGTGTTGCGTAACCTCAGCAACATTTTGAACACGTTTTTTGATTAGTTTTTGCTTTTCACCCAGCATGCCACTGCAGGATCTGCCCTGCCTGAGTCTCCAGGGCTCCATGTTGTCTCAGTCCAAGAAGAACAACAAACGCAAGTCCAAAGGCTGCCTCAGTGAGGGCCTGGACGTCGAATGCACTCCAACAGAGCTCATCCAGCAGTGGTCACCAAGCCACAAGCACCAGCGGCTCATCAGCAAGGGGAAAGAGAATGACAGCAGCCAGTTTGTTCTGGCCAGAAGAtcaaggaggaaaaaagaatcCACGACATGTGGGGAACTCATTTCtaaacagcctttttttttaagcagctGCTGTGTCTGTGATAATCTCAGTCTTTGCTCATGTCCCTTTTTATTTCCCTCAGCAGGCATTTCATGGGACCACCTTCCCGATGAGCTGCTTCTCAGGATACTGTGCTATATTCCTCTGCAGGACCTCCTCAGGATGACGATAGTTTGCAAGCGCTGGCATCGCTTAGCGTGAGTCTTTTTCAGAGTATGACACAGGAGTGAAATGTTCTTCCTCTCACTTTTGTCCTGATTTGACGGCTTCCAAATCTTGACTCGTGTCATTTGCACCTAATTTCACcttgtcatttttattctgcacttttaattatttattctttttcttgtaGTTGGTTATTTAAGGCATAGTTCTCAAACTTTTCCAcatcaaggacccctaaactgacacaaagtAGACCACGGACCCCCAGCCAAGGTCCTCTACCTGatagaatttttacttttagatgttttattacaggaAGTGAATGGAAAACCATGAGCAAGATATGTCATAAAATATGTCATTGTGTTACTATGCATGAAATTATagtgaaaatactttgaacttcaacaagaagtaacgtcatgTGACTTCACGTAGATTAAGCATCTTTTAAAGTTTCCACCGCtgaacatttttactgtatattttcccTGATGGCAGTGAACACCACATATCGGTATTtaatgatgtgatgtgattgaGAGCTGTAGTTTGTGCCGGCTATTTACCGCAGACTGTCTGAGACCTTTAAAGCTGAATTTGACTGCTTCCCCCccctgcctgtgtgtctgtccccaGGTTTGATGAGTCTCTGTGGCACAGCGTGGATCTGGAGGGGTTGACCCATACGGGCTCAGCTCTGCAGCAGGTACTGAAGACCGGAGTCCGCATGCTGCGCTGCCCTCGCTCCTTCGTGGAAGAGCTGGACTTCACAGACATAGGGTGAGTCCAGCAGTCGGTGATGCTCGCTCgcttctgctgctttcagtatgcTGCTAAAAGACAACTTTCTTGTTCAATtaaaccaaaatgaatggcaattATTACTGAAATACAGGCTTCGGATTTGTCAGAATATTGGGCTTTTTGAAAGGGTTTGGTTTCTGCCAAACCTTggattctattctattttttcaCCAAACGCTACACTTGCACATCATGACGCCGCCGTTGGTTACAGGAAGGTCTTTACGTACAGTAGGTGCACCGTTTAACGAAGTAGACTGTGAGAACGTGAAAATGGAACTCAAGGGCAGAAAAGGTGGTGTTTGGCAATACTTTCAGACAAAAGAAGgccagacatactgtatttacgtcattaatgtgtttgttgtgttaatgGACTAAGGATGGGAGTTAGATTCGGCTGAATCTTAACCAGTGGATTAGgtatgcaatatctacattgcccatcatcagcaaccattcagccaatgttccaaaggcacattgtgtttactaatctgatatcattttaaaaataacattggaAAAACCTTTTGCAATATGTAagaacataatgtaatctgaaaactgctgcccggGTTAAAAAATCAAACCGCCaaccaaaaatgtaatgtatctacttcaatttagttttatttatagtatcaaatcatacaGCATTACAGctcattgttgtccaaaaacacGTGCTGCACTGTGTGAAATGGTCCTTCATTATCCACACTGTAGTTTAATTTGACTCAATCTCACACACTGTCCTGTGGCCAGAAATGCTTAATAGTCTCCAGTTTGAGTACTGTATAAAATAGTGACCAACTATTATGTGACttaacataatttaaaagaaagtgaaaCTACATACTCTATATGTCATCTGTTTTTCAGTTAGATCCAGTACGGAGGTCTGAAAGTATTAAGAggctgatgtttttgtcttttcatgggaGTTGTTGACAATAgggaaaatatttaatataaagtCTCTTGTAAATCTTTTAATAAGATCATGTGTAATGTAGCTGTCATTCAATATTCACGGGAAAAAGGTCTTtgacaaattaattttaatgacTGGTCTTTTTAATGAATGGACTAACCCTACTCTAACCCAGCTCAACTGGTTTTCTCATGCTTTCAAAAAGTATGGCTCAAATAATACTGTACCTGTATAATTTATAGCTGTAAACTGCatcttttatttgccttttccagTATTTCCACAGAACAAAAGTTGATTTCACATTTCAACAATGTTAGGCTGCTGTTCCATGGGCTATGTTCTGTCTTCCAAATGaacctagggctgcacaattaatcaaattttaatcatgatcatgattttggcttcccacgatcaaccTTCGGTAATcaagcgatattttaaatgcatcatttcaTAAAACGCTCCGGTTTCTTTTGCAAAGCCAACCTAatgctccgtaaaccactgtctgatcattagccagtcagagttgtttcctGCACCActcagcttagtttctagatgtactGTAGACAATCCCAGAGGATAGAggaacgtgaggaaaattccacaacagatagcagtcggttatacgttggtctcaaggtttaccagtttaccagtaaatgcaacattttgtcctgtctgtgttgtttttcagacaacagcagtgaccagtgctagttagtgttggttagctcacagggctctaagGTGCTAGttggtgtctgttagctcaAAGGGCTCTAGGgtgttagtgtctgttagctcacagggctctagggtgctagttggtgtctgttagctcacagggctctagggcgcttgttggtgtctgttagctcacagggctctagggcgctAGTTGGTGTCTGtaagctcacagggctctagggtgctagttggTGTCTGtaagctcacagggctctagggtgctagttggTGTCTGtaagctcacagggctctagggtgcgactAATCTCTTTCCTAGTTTGCACCTCTCTACAAACAAACCAATGTTGTTCATATTGATGTGGTTTATTGTtgtgttacatgacccatttatTCTGTAAAGCCGTtattacatgtgttgcagctgtacaATTTACAACTTTAACATAAGAGCAATGTAGCACAATATAGATGTGAAGGCAGTTacaaatagcctatgtgacaataaaattagttttggttaaaatcaacaaataatcctgattatcattttggcctaattgtgcagccctaaataAACCTTTCTGAAAGCGGGAAGTATCTCAACATGCTTTTTacaagaaaaagagacaagttTTGTCTCTTGTGTTCAGCCGTCTGCAGTTAGTTCGGGTGGATCTGTCCAGCTCCATCATCCCCACCTCGTCTCTGGAGAGGATCATCTGTCAGTGCAGGCTGCTGGAGTATCTGAGCCTGGAGGGCCTGCAGCTCTCAGACACAATCATCAGGTGAGTT is a window from the Etheostoma cragini isolate CJK2018 chromosome 16, CSU_Ecrag_1.0, whole genome shotgun sequence genome containing:
- the skp2 gene encoding S-phase kinase-associated protein 2 isoform X2, whose amino-acid sequence is MPKHSMPLQDLPCLSLQGSMLSQSKKNNKRKSKGCLSEGLDVECTPTELIQQWSPSHKHQRLISKGKENDSSQFVLARRSRRKKESTTCISWDHLPDELLLRILCYIPLQDLLRMTIVCKRWHRLAFDESLWHSVDLEGLTHTGSALQQVLKTGVRMLRCPRSFVEELDFTDIGRLQLVRVDLSSSIIPTSSLERIICQCRLLEYLSLEGLQLSDTIISALSKNPNLLQLNLSGCSSFSGPALADMLKSLVSIEQLNISWCEFNNNHVKSVVNNLSPTATHLNLSGYRENLLLDDVKVLVTRCPNIQTLDLSDSTLLMADCFPVLKHLTGLVHLSLSRCYHIHLAALTDLGKTFPMLRLLDVFGIVNGSYLSSLKKELPLVGINTLPFSSIARPTPATRLADCSMWNTKCRLRVRLLAPHLHVQPVVR
- the skp2 gene encoding S-phase kinase-associated protein 2 isoform X1, whose amino-acid sequence is MPKHSMPLQDLPCLSLQGSMLSQSKKNNKRKSKGCLSEGLDVECTPTELIQQWSPSHKHQRLISKGKENDSSQFVLARRSRRKKESTTSGISWDHLPDELLLRILCYIPLQDLLRMTIVCKRWHRLAFDESLWHSVDLEGLTHTGSALQQVLKTGVRMLRCPRSFVEELDFTDIGRLQLVRVDLSSSIIPTSSLERIICQCRLLEYLSLEGLQLSDTIISALSKNPNLLQLNLSGCSSFSGPALADMLKSLVSIEQLNISWCEFNNNHVKSVVNNLSPTATHLNLSGYRENLLLDDVKVLVTRCPNIQTLDLSDSTLLMADCFPVLKHLTGLVHLSLSRCYHIHLAALTDLGKTFPMLRLLDVFGIVNGSYLSSLKKELPLVGINTLPFSSIARPTPATRLADCSMWNTKCRLRVRLLAPHLHVQPVVR